From a region of the Sesamum indicum cultivar Zhongzhi No. 13 linkage group LG3, S_indicum_v1.0, whole genome shotgun sequence genome:
- the LOC110011686 gene encoding putative late blight resistance protein homolog R1A-3: MRHIPINFNNVIDFISSQPYGPRVRSILCSSREEIILLPKDVSAIADAFKLTRVLDVRSIRFTRFPFYLTQLVHLRYIVLTSDFKVLPEAISKWWSIQTIIGFTSSHVLEIKEDIWKMVHLRHLETNASVILCKAGAGGNNEKIQALLNISPQSCTDNLFERAINLKKLGIWGQQTMLLDDKGCSTTFDNLGKLQQLEKLKLLNDLHIYPKEAKLPSLPPPHRFPPKMINLTLSYTLLGWEQMSVLGMLENLKALKLKNDAFTGEWEAADGGFQQLEVLQIEYADLVFWEASSHQFPKLQHLSLRNCEELKALPFGLENISSLQVIDLHRTTKLAAVSAREIQLETNTRGRRLNLSIFPSYE, from the coding sequence ATGCGCCATATTCCTATCAATTTCAATAATGTGATCGATTTCATCTCATCACAACCTTATGGTCCACGTGTCCGCAGTATTTTGTGTTCGTCGAGAGAAGAGATCATTTTGTTACCTAAGGATGTTTCAGCCATAGCAGATGCTTTCAAACTAACCAGGGTTCTGGATGTCAGGTCCATCAGATTTACTAGATTCCCATTTTACTTAACTCAACTAGTTCATTTGAGATACATTGTTCTGACCAGTGATTTCAAGGTCCTTCCTGAAGCCATCTCTAAGTGGTGGAGCATACAAACGATTATAGGTTTTACATCGTCACATGTCCTGGAAATCAAGGAAGACATATGGAAGATGGTTCATCTAAGGCATTTGGAAACCAATGCATCGGTAATCTTATGCAAGGCAGGAGCTGGTGGCAACAACGAAAAAATCCAAGCACTTCTCAACATATCACCTCAAAGTTGCACAGACAACTTATTCGAAAGGGCTATCAACCTGAAGAAATTGGGCATTTGGGGGCAACAAACCATGCTACTCGATGACAAGGGTTGCTCTACTACATTTGATAATTTAGGGAAATTGCAACAACTTGAGAAGTTGAAACTATTGAATGATCTCCatatttatccaaaagaaGCTAAATTGCCTAGTCTTCCTCCACCTCACAGATTCCCGCCGAAAATGATTAACCTGACACTATCATATACATTACTTGGTTGGGAGCAAATGTCTGTCCTTGGAATGTTGGAGAACCTCAAAGCACTCAAGTTGAAAAATGATGCATTCACTGGAGAGTGGGAAGCAGCTGATGGAGGTTTTCAACAACTTGAAGTGTTGCAAATTGAGTATGCGGATTTAGTTTTCTGGGAGGCTTCAAGTCATCAGTTCCCTAAGCTTCAACACCTTAGTCTTAGGAATTGTGAGGAACTTAAAGCACTTCCATTCGGCCTGGAAAATATATCAAGCCTCCAGGTAATAGATTTACACCGTACCACAAAGTTAGCAGCTGTTTCTGCCAGGGAAATTCAGTTGGAGACCAACACCAGAGGAAGAAGATTGAATCTCTCTATTTTTCCTTCCTATGAATGA